From the genome of Neodiprion pinetum isolate iyNeoPine1 chromosome 3, iyNeoPine1.2, whole genome shotgun sequence, one region includes:
- the LOC124215321 gene encoding uncharacterized protein — protein sequence MENNKNRSIFPCALSSEYEIELSDKSRRDEIVDMLIENFLHDETLVKSMRDMYGVKKHEGDKSSLEVRTTDCEEEEKEEEEWSKVDKDERILMETVVDAGTVLTAVHKPTNRISGAIIVLVHDRNLVGKNSDDRYDGKLRSRTISEFANLMGIIDKSLDLFAAHPECRIWAEFELVGIRRADRRRGLGFDLCAAALNHVIKTMPEVDIVAGKYTSNYSKIIARKIGKINVADFDVTRLADRDGRPVFQDTKPHNVVSLMTIKLR from the coding sequence ATggagaataataaaaaccgCTCTATATTCCCGTGCGCATTATCGTCTGAATACGAGATAGAATTATCGGACAAATCACGTCGTGACGAGATAGTCGATATGCTGATAGAGAATTTCCTGCACGACGAGACGCTTGTAAAAAGCATGCGAGATATGTACGGTGTGAAAAAGCACGAGGGTGATAAATCGTCTTTAGAGGTTAGAACAACGGActgtgaagaagaagaaaaagaagaagaagaatggtCGAAGGTCGATAAGGACGAGCGAATTTTGATGGAAACCGTCGTCGACGCGGGAACTGTTTTAACGGCGGTTCACAAGCCGACGAACCGAATATCCGGGGCGATAATCGTCCTGGTTCACGATCGAAATCTTGTAGGAAAAAATTCCGACGATCGTTACGACGGCAAACTGCGATCCAGGACGATAAGTGAGTTCGCCAATCTCATGGGGATCATCGACAAATCCTTGGATCTCTTCGCCGCGCATCCGGAATGCCGGATTTGGGCCGAATTCGAACTCGTTGGAATTCGGCGTGCCGATCGGCGCCGCGGTCTTGGTTTCGATCTCTGCGCAGCCGCCCTTAACCACGTGATTAAAACCATGCCGGAAGTCGATATAGTCGCGGGGAAATACACGTCCAACTACAGCAAAATCATCGCAAGGAAAATCGGCAAAATAAACGTCGCCGATTTTGACGTGACGCGGCTCGCCGATCGAGACGGTCGTCCAGTTTTTCAGGACACAAAACCGCACAATGTAGTTTCCCTAATGACAATTAAATTGCGGTAA